In the Syngnathus scovelli strain Florida chromosome 16, RoL_Ssco_1.2, whole genome shotgun sequence genome, one interval contains:
- the LOC125983788 gene encoding BAH and coiled-coil domain-containing protein 1 isoform X3, with the protein MEGRDFAAPAHLLSERGALVHRATSRIAPSGHSSVQHAGHFPAGKYYPSHIPMAPHSGGGLMGNSSASFMGTFLASSLGSPPSHPSHHSRPPSSPSSPSFRGGPHSSASQIWFSHSHEAAAGYPRFSGSLAHTFLPMSHLDHHANGGVLYGQHRFYDTQKENFYIRGLPSQPPLISTNHSLPPMSRAGSGLTQGPCSRERDPGGGASLLKGLKEGAVERGVGPVKDKERSNSKQEAKERQQQQHQQQQQQQQQQQQQQQQQQQQQQQQQQQQQQQQPQHHSHQSALPAHHHHHHSHSHQQHPHYPHHPLPLEEVNSRALERHKASLPMEYSKDPQIMGKPLSACLHNGKMQNGESANVAGPKTSMSSCGGEGTPLGTIAGGGNGHGRHMSSSGNGRCTKEGISGEMRISEQPSDCLERGQAPLHHSLSYSVAPPLQLGSTGGAHTHPHPHTHPHTHAHPGGFHCLQLHPSHPHHPHPSHHAHHHPEFFCPPAPAPLSNPASHDRGQANAGREPKVTGPTFVPSVADAGEKHGGPFQLGNPDCQIVGSGGGTTKDKNMVKNAGGGHHGSWHRKQQQQQQQQQQQQQQQQQQQQQQQQQQQQQQHTYRKTEKAPDWMQSHHHHLQASQLPPPIQQQPQQQPPQPQKQHQVARSRSVECVNSAVDMDMFRSSLPQGPKTGHTVPHSVNTSPYRDCSHSGPPANSSALGNKNMSQHSASAGSCSLQRDGQKVARIRHQQHGRPGPDAPSPGDLNQGTVQEMKRKIEMSAYGYSGNGGRQHHQQQPPVPQWAMRPPHHMAHNEEDQRKSYMELGSSTMQHSQQQQQRINPPPQPTTAPSVSQQQQQPQQQPDSQGSTRGESSAMKSLLKYSNQQQPQLLSQKTPFGGLGSLKSGPAGGSCALQINKQTLPSRKGPVSDNERPDYSGRHRDIGEAGHGDGEVRQPPVGIAVAVARQREPSCHSSDGHSGSRHGRVQPTVKGPAHTMYPSDPTTEQERKMMSGEQIGLTCLDRDRDAYLRDNKERVEFSRIHPSNSCHGDLTSHLMVPGGTSLQSGQLADPAAHSAHHHWMPRTGSPSLWMTGHSYAGIGHTALHQNLPPGFSAAMPGPLQPVLPLPQDPSAQLVVLPTDAPTHPAPHHLDVMEQQGLWPPVYGARGPASHMQHPTVYSRSQFLRQQELYALQQHQQLQHQHQSHQSQQAHAQHHQPQQQQQQQQQQHKAVHGMDMQHQAPHNPQMQKRGVEPSVDLEELLPKPRTSKPSKPYSYNPPQRNTSPAGACTALLSPCCQSPSMHPHSKSTPSTPCRAPSPAVTAPHSPTMSPAPSQMPKEADPQVKRGEGQPPQNYPESLEPDLPPGYTYSAVTIGYRNGPSPQNIQLAEPADLEAIQSEPSEHAPQTLSSLGEGLDCQAVVRPLSEPLEPKEVDQGDEGGILERVLDQREEVEAAAVTVANYVSRENEAETQGASEEEVLVCPPADSPLCEAASCPVVPLCTDQAERPETVITLEDDEPMGEESQVEPAMSEEHTPGPGTIVELDATTPAAPLEQCVEEVKDCKQKQQGNMLVADKAPLEMACLSPAAASVPSPSQATSAESHKPLVPCYWSLELLIAAAFCTDVPPFPLLPFNSTPAVPSQSNPCQGMELLSEVADLELQQKRHRSGESREEELLMFDLHSLATLATARLLETSPQAGNATCSGRQFPVRKTFNLRRKCSWTPRNEPVCQTKGSMETMDGPELEMRVKLAELQRHYKEKQRELAKLQRKHDHQKEETPRSPARRGPGRPRKKKPILTTSSVSSEGQRKVKPMVTGHSLTPEELGGGGDSQRRKKRLSCRAFEQLGSTQQIKAQGCKKGGPQSVLGTKLAADVAQLKQKSQAKKSLSGMRYRDKEVSPCNSKHGHRSQGNRRESGGHSDTASVDSCPQESWAGEGHRGSKKETHGSAHHSKTRVRVHRGQRRESLGDSSNPESDSSEQGEEEEEGSNDSDEGQDLRAQPPRDVTSCSSVTGPSPSSIVKLEANQKARNKKQRQELYGSHTLSGAEGEVKVRKKNPGRLSPASAVKTRFEDHNARGVGGPRAPRPKEPRWGSHSNRGNRFRRSMGLPTFPTTNERLKRATRKSTILRGTIKRRNSWAPVPKTEDGSRGRRAKEHQAKGRAVSRLLESFAADEGFQMNSSSFSDEDDDEDNSDSGKKNPEGKPNYKPHHVAILKGCEIINWGVLRFSVAVPNCVLTKELLTDGLKILVSKEDELLYAARIHTMDFPDIFSVTIDGERGNRAKIYSLEQLLREAVLDVRPESEAMLGEGTRVCAYWSERSRCLYPGYVRRGISTDEARPGVMVEFDDGDRGKISVPNIRLLPPGYQIHCEETSPAAYGPSLSQVKKSSSFNNTVNDRFNTVSMVKSNQPLTLPKRRPGRPKGSGKKQKQQLAENANKNSSLFVAWPSLTSTRKRTFHNLFQLNGTPRKALRLREDDSFALTPIQPLASTQSKGLFSSSSFEVDSFSSIANGYSSFCTKSTGSRPDSSVGPKSGIYGQKRRQDELVAPRVKKSSQEFLVKLDHEGVTSPKTKNSKALLLRGGSSSLSGMPKTEGYSHPVLLVKDNKKGDNSRVELLLKGTTPQRKPSLLLGEYGDLGFSSHRECHSSYSDMDDEEEEEHERKRAALRLASGGLRTAGHFLSHLAVSSSSSGSSSSSSSGSISSSSLCSSDNDSSYSSEDEESSTLMLQNCLSSHRGLLQPSEASTSSRQHSFVAKALAVSNTKGPLDEHVSNSKSLKRKDCDSSISKSSREFVKKPRMLPDDISCIPRPKMSTFLAGRQMWRWSGSPTQRRGLKGKAKKLFYKGIVRGKEAVKVGDCAVFLSAGRPNLPYIGKIENFWESWTSSMVVKVKWFYHPEETKQGKRQRDGKHALYQSCHEDENDVQTISHKCQVVSQEEYESLTRNQKPNSTVPDLYYLAGTYDPTTGQLVTAEGVSILC; encoded by the exons GCGGTGGATTGATGGGAAATTCCTCCGCCTCCTTCATGGGGACCTTTCTGGCCAGCAGTCTGGGCTCGCCCCCTTCCCACCCGTCTCACCATTCCCGGCCGCCCTCCTCGCCTTCCTCGCCCTCCTTCCGGGGCGGACCCCATTCCAGCGCATCGCAAATCTGGTTCTCCCATTCGCATGAAG CCGCTGCGGGGTATCCTCGATTCTCAGGGAGTCTGGCCCACACTTTTCTTCCTATGAGCCACTTGGATCACCATGCCAACGGTGGAGTTCTCTATGGTCAACACCGTTTCTATGACACCCAAAAAG AGAACTTCTACATTCGAGGTCTCCCGTCACAGCCTCCTCTCATCTCAACTAATCACAGTCTGCCACCGATGTCCAGGGCGGGCTCGGGACTCACCCAGGGGCCTTGCAGCAGAGAAAGAGATCCAGGTGGTGGAGCGAGTCTGCTCAAGGGTCTCAAAGAGGGAGCGGTGGAGAGGGGAGTTGGACCAGTCAAAGACAAGGAGAGGTCGAATAGCAAACAGGAGGCGAAGGAaagacagcagcagcaacatcaacagcagcagcagcagcagcagcagcaacaacagcagcagcagcagcaacagcagcaacagcagcagcagcagcagcagcagcagcagcagcaaccgcAGCACCACAGCCACCAATCTGCCCTGCCCgcacaccaccatcaccaccattcTCACTCCCATCAGCAGCACCCACACTATCCCCACCATCCACTGCCCCTGGAGGAAGTTAACAGCCGGGCCCTGGAAAGGCACAAGGCGTCACTCCCAATGGAATACAGCAAGGACCCACAAATCATGGGCAAGCCATTGAGCGCTTGTTTGCACAATGGTAAGATGCAAAATGGAGAGAGCGCCAATGTGGCTGGGCCCAAGACCTCCATGTCTAGTTGTGGAGGGGAGGGCACACCCTTGGGAACTATTGCAGGTGGAGGTAACGGTCACGGCAGACATATGAGCTCCAGCGGAAACGGCCGCTGCACCAAAGAAGGGATAAGTGGAGAAATGCGAATTAGCGAACAGCCCTCAGACTGCCTAGAAAGGGGGCAGGCGCCGCTTCACCACTCTTTGTCTTACTCTGTAGCCCCACCCTTACAGTTGGGCTCCACTGGAGGGGCGCACACTCACCCACACCCGCACACTCACCCCCATACACATGCACACCCAGGAGGCTTCCACTGCCTTCAGCTTCACCCGAGCCACCCGCACCATCCACACCCTTCCCACCATGCTCACCACCACCCAGAATTCTTCTGTCCACCCGCTCCTGCCCCACTAAGTAATCCCGCCTCACACGATAGGGGGCAAGCAAATGCGGGGCGGGAACCTAAAGTCACGGGGCCTACATTTGTGCCGTCTGTGGCAGACGCAGGGGAGAAACATGGCGGGCCATTCCAGCTCGGGAACCCCGACTGCCAGATTGTAGGCAGTGGAGGGGGGACTACCAAGGACAAAAATATGGTAAAAAATGCAGGTGGTGGACACCACGGTAGTTGGCATagaaaacagcagcagcaacagcaacaacaacaacaacaacaacaacagcagcagcagcagcagcagcagcagcagcagcagcagcagcaacaacagcacACGTACAGAAAAACGGAGAAGGCTCCGGACTGGATGCAGTCGCATCACCACCATCTCCAAGCCTCTCAGCTTCCTCCACCTATCCAGCAACAACCACAACAACAACCTCCACAACCCCAGAAGCAGCACCAGGTTGCCCGCTCACGCAGTGTTGAGTGTGTAAACAGTGCTGTTGACATGGACATGTTCCGATCCTCATTGCCCCAGGGACCCAAAACTGGACACACTGTCCCGCATTCTGTCAACACTTCACCTTATAGAGACTGTTCCCATTCAGGACCCCCAGCAAATTCCTCCGCACTTGGAAACAAAAATATGAGTCAGCATAGCGCTTCTGCCGGGAGCTGCTCCTTACAGAGAGATGGCCAAAAAGTGGCCAGGATTCGCCACCAGcagcacgggcgacctggtcccGATGCTCCGTCTCCGGGTGACCTCAACCAGGGGACGGTGCAggagatgaaaagaaaaattgaGATGTCGGCTTATGGTTACAGTGGCAACGGTGGGCGGcagcaccaccagcagcagcccCCTGTGCCGCAATGGGCCATGAGACCTCCTCACCACATGGCACACAATGAGGAGGACCAGAGAAAGTCCTACATGGAGTTAGGAAGCAGTACTATGCAACAttcgcagcaacagcagcagagaATAAATCCGCCTCCTCAGCCAACGACTGCACCTTCAGTCagtcagcaacagcagcagccacaGCAACAACCTGACAGCCAAGGCTCAACCCGGGGAGAGAGCAGTGCCATGAAAAGCTTACTCAAGTATAGCAACCAGCAGCAGCCACAGCTCCTTTCTCAGAAAACCCCCTTCGGTGGTCTCGGGAGCCTGAAATCGGGGCCTGCGGGGGGGAGCTGCGCCCTTCAGATTAACAAACAGACGCTTCCATCAAGGAAGGGCCCAGTCAGCGACAACGAGCGTCCCGATTACAGTGGACGACATCGGGACATCGGTGAAGCGGGCCACGGGGACGGCGAGGTGCGGCAACCGCCGGTTGGTATCGCGGTCGCCGTGGCAAGACAAAGGGAACCGTCGTGTCATTCGTCAGACGGCCATTCCGGCAGCAGACATGGCAGAGTGCAGCCCACCGTGAAAG GACCAGCCCACACCATGTATCCCTCAGATCCGACTACGGAGCAGGAGAGAAAAATGATGAGCGGGGAACAGATAGGTCTGACGTGTTTGGACAGGGATCGAGACGCATATCTCAG AGATAATAAGGAAAGGGTGGAGTTTTCCAGGATTCATCCCTCCAACAGCTGCCACGGGGACCTCACGTCTCATCTCATGGTCCCAGGCGGGACTTCCCTCCAATCTGGCCAATTAGCAGACCCTGCTGCACATTCTGCTCACCACCATTGGATGCCAAGAACTGGAAGCCCATCCCTTTGGATGACAGGACACTCTTATG CAGGTATAGGTCATACCGCCCTGCACCAGAATCTTCCCCCTGGTTTCTCCGCAGCCATGCCAGGCCCTCTGCAACCGGTCCTGCCTCTGCCTCAGGATCCCTCTGCTCAGTTGGTGGTCCTACCCACGGATGCCCCTACTCATCCGGCACCCCACCACCTCG ATGTAATGGAACAGCAAGGACTTTGGCCCCCAGTGTACGGCGCCCGGGGCCCAGCCTCCCACATGCAGCATCCCACAGTATACTCTCGATCCCAGTTTCTACGGCAACAGGAGCTTTACGCTCTCCAGCAGCATCAACAGCTTCAGCATCAGCACCAAAGCCACCAGTCGCAGCAAGCACACGCGCAGCATCATcaaccacagcagcagcagcagcagcagcagcagcaacacaaaGCTGTGCACGGCATGGACATGCAACACCAAGCCCCTCATAATCCTCAG ATGCAGAAAAGGGGCGTTGAACCCTCTGTTGACCTAGAGGAACTTCTCCCAAAACCAAGGACATCAAAACCGTCCAAGCCCTACTCCTATAACCCTCCCCAAAGGAACACCTCCCCTGCTGGAGCCTGCACTGCTCTCTTGTCCCCTTGCTGCCAGTCCCCTTCAATGCACCCGCACTCAAAAAGCACTCCCTCAACACCGTGCCGGGCTCCCAGCCCAGCTGTTACGGCCCCTCACTCACCTACCATGAGTCCGGCCCCATCCCAGATGCCTAAGGAGGCCGATCCCCAGGTTAAGCGAGGGGAGGGCCAGCCCCCACAAAATTATCCAGAATCTTTGGAGCCTG ACTTGCCTCCTGGATACACATACTCTGCCGTCACGATTGGCTACAGGAACGGGCCTTCTCCCCAGAACATTCAGCTTGCAGAACCAGCCGACCTGGAAGCAATCCAATCTGAGCCTTCCGAGCATGCCCCGCAGACTCTTTCTAGCCTTGGGGAGGGGCTTGACTGCCAAGCGGTGGTCAGGCCTCTCTCTGAGCCACTTGAACCTAAGGAAGTGGATCAGGGAGATGAGGGGGGCATCCTTGAGCGAGTCCTGGACcaaagagaggaggtggaggccGCAGCGGTCACAGTAGCCAACTATGTATCAAGGGAGAACGAGGCGGAGACGCAGGGGGCTTCCGAGGAAGAGGTGCTCGTCTGCCCCCCTGCTGACAGCCCGCTGTGCGAGGCTGCTTCCTGTCCAGTGGTGCCCCTGTGCACGGATCAAGCAGAAAGACCAGAGACTGTCATCACCTTGGAGGACGATGAGCCTATGGGTGAGGAGAGCCAGGTGGAGCCTGCTATGTCAGAAGAGCACACACCCGGCCCGGGCACCATCGTGGAGCTTGACGCTACGACCCCGGCAGCCCCGCTGGAGCAATGCGTGGAAGAAGTCAAGGACTGCAAGCAGAAGCagcaagggaacatgctggtggctGACAAGGCCCCATTGGAGATGGCATGTCTTTCCCCTGCAGCGGCGTCCGTCCCCAGCCCAAGCCAGGCGACGTCTGCTGAATCCCACAAACCTCTTGTGCCGTGCTACTGGAGCCTTGAGCTGCTCATCGCTGCTGCTTTCTGCACAGACGTCCCCCCGTTCCCCTTGCTTCCTTTCAACTCTACACCGGCGGTCCCGTCACAGAGCAACCCCTGCCAGGGAATGGAGCTGCTCAGTGAGGTGGCCGACCTGGAGCTACAACAGAAGAGGCACCGCAGTGGGGAAAGCAGAG AGGAGGAGTTGTTGATGTTTGACCTCCACAGCCTGGCAACTCTAGCGACAGCCCGATTACTGGAGACGAGTCCACAGGCAGGCAACGCTACGTGTTCGGGTCGACAGTTCCCAGTTCGCAAGACCTTCAACTTGCGAAGAAAATGTAGCTGGACGCCACGCAATGAACCA GTGTGCCAAACCAAAGGCAGCATGGAAACGATGGACGGTCCCGAGCTTGAGATGCGTGTCAAGTTGGCCGAGCTTCAACGTCactataaagagaagcagagggaGCTGGCCAAACTCCAGAGGAAACACGATCATCA AAAAGAGGAAACGCCACGTAGCCCAGCACGAAGAGGACCGGGACGACCCAGGAAGAAGAAGCCCATCCTCACAACGAGCTCAGTGTCATCTGAGGGCCAAAGAAAAGTCAA GCCGATGGTGACGGGGCATTCCCTGACGCCTGAGGAGCTCGGAGGGGGAGGAGACAGCCAGAGAAGGAAGAAGAGGCTGTCTTGTCGAGCCTTTGAACAACTTGGAAGCACACAG CAGATAAAAGCGCAAGGTTGCAAAAAAGGTGGTCCTCAAAGTGTTCTGGGCACCAAGTTGGCTGCCGATGTGGCACAGCTCAAACAGAAGAGCCAGGCGAAAAAGAGTCTCTCAGGGATGCGCTACAGGGACAAGGAGGTTTCACCGTGCAACTCAAAGCATGGACACCGAAGCCAGGGCAACAGACGAGAGTCTGGGGGACACAGCGACACAG CAAGTGTGGACAGTTGTCCTCAGGAGAGCTGGGCTGGGGAAGGGCACCGCGGATCTAAAAAAGAGACACATGGTTCTGCTCATCATAGTAAGACCAGAGTGAGGGTTCACCGTGGACAAAGACGGGAGTCACTGGGAGACAGTTCGAATCCTGAAAGTGACTCCTCGGAACAAG gagaggaagaggaggaaggcagTAATGATAGTGATGAAGGTCAAGACCTAAGAGCACAACCGCCAAGAGATGTGACTTCTTGCTCTTCTGTGACCGGTCCAAGTCCTTCGTCCATTGTAAAACTGGAGGCCAATCAGAAAGCCAGGAACAAAAAACAGAGACAGGAGCTTTATG GCTCCCATACTCTTTCTGGCGCGGAAGGTGAGGTCAAAGTACGAAAGAAGAACCCCGGTAGACTGAGCCCGGCCAGTGCGGTCAAAACCCGCTTTGAGGACCACAACGCAAGGGGGGTTGGCGGACCGCGAGCACCTAGGCCCAAGGAGCCTCGGTGGGGAAGCCACAGCAACCGGGGCAACCGTTTCCGACGTAGCATGGGGCTGCCAACGTTTCCGACAACGAACGAGAGGTTAAAGAGGGCCACGCGGAAAAGTACCATCTTGAGAGGAACAATTAAG CGGAGAAATAGCTGGGCCCCGGTGCCAAAGACTGAGGACGGAAGCAGAGGCAGAAGAGCCAAAGAGCACCAG GCAAAAGGCCGAGCAGTCAGTCGACTGTTGGAAAGCTTTGCGGCCGATGAGGGCTTTCAGATGAATAGCAGCAGCTTCTCAGATGAAGACGACGATGAGGACAACAGTGATTCGGGCAAAAAGAACCCCGAAGGTAAACCAAATTACAAACCACATCATGTGGCAATTTTGAAGGGATGCGAAATTATTAATTGGGGTGTTTTGCGTTTTTCAGTTGCAGTTCCTAATTGTGTCTTGACCAAAGAACTCTTAACGGACGGACTGAAGATTCTGgtctcaaaggaagatgagcttCTTTATGCTGCCAGGATCCACACTATGGATTTCCCAGATAT ATTTAGTGTCACAATTGACGGGGAAAGGGGAAACCGGGCAAAGATCTATTCATTGGAGCAACTGCTTCGGGAAGCT GTCCTTGATGTACGCCCCGAGTCAGAAGCTATGCTAGGTGAAGGAACCAGGGTGTGCGCTTACTGGAGTGAACGTTCACGCTGCTTGTACCCAGGCTATGTTCGCAGAG GGATTTCAACCGATGAGGCGAGGCCAGGAGTAATGGTAGAGTTTGACGACGGGGACCGAGGGAAGATTTCTGTACCAAACATCCGCCTCCTACCACCGGGATATCAAATACACT GTGAGGAGACATCTCCTGCTGCGTATGGACCCAGCTTGAGTCAGGTCAAGAAAAGCTCCAGTTTCAATAATACAGTCAATGACAGATTCAACACTGTCAGTATGGTCAAAAGCAACCAACCGCTAACTCTCCCAAAAAGAAGACcag GGAGACCAAAGGGATctgggaaaaaacaaaagcaacagcTGGCTGAAAATGCCAATAAAAATTCTTCCCTCTTTGTGGCATGGCCTTCATTGACGAGCACCAGGAAGAGGACGTTCCACAATCTATTTCAGCTCAATGGGACACCGAGAAAGGCCTTGAGATTGAGGGAGGATGACTCATTTGCCTTGACTCCCATCCAACCGCTTGCCTCCACCCAATCCAAAGGGCTTTTCAGCAGTAGCTCCTTTGAGGTGGACTCCTTTAGTAGCATTGCAAATGGCTACTCCTCTTTCTGTACCAAGTCCACAGGATCACGTCCAGATTCATCTGTCGGTCCAAAAAGTGGAATTTACGGACAGAAACGCAGACAAGACGAATTGGTTGCACCCAGGGTGAAGAAGTCTAGTCAGGAGTTTCTGGTCAAATTAGATCACGAAGGAGTAACTTCCCCAAAGACCAAGAACAGCAAGGCTCTGCTGCTGCGAGGCGGCTCTTCCAGTCTGAGTGGAATGCCCAAGACGGAGGGTTACTCACATCCGGTCCTTCTTGTTAAAGACAACAAAAAGGGTGATAACTCGAGGGTAGAACTTCTCCTGAAAGGAACCACGCCCCAAAGAAAGCCTTCATTGCTTCTAGGAGAATATGGAGACTTGGGCTTCAGTTCGCACCGAGAGTGTCATAGCTCCTACTCTGATatggatgatgaagaggaggaagagcatgAGAGGAAAAGGGCTGCACTTAGATTAGCTTCAGGGGGTCTAAGGACAGCTGGACATTTCCTCTCTCATCTTGCAGtttcatcctcatcttctggTTCATCCAGCTCCTCTTCATCAGGCTCAATATCAAGCTCCAGCTTATGTTCCTCTGACAACGACTCGTCCTACAGCTCAGAGGATGAGGAAAGTTCGACACTAATGCTACAGAACTGCCTGTCTTCTCACCGAGGACTCCTCCAACCCAGTGAAGCCTCCACGTCCTCACGGCAACATTCGTTTGTGGCCAAAGCCTTGGCTGTTTCCAATACCAAAGGACCGCTTGATGAACACGTCTCCAACAGTAAATCTCTTAAGAGGAAAGACTGCGACAGTTCCATTTCTAAGTCATCGAGAGAATTTGTCAAGAAACCGAGAATGCTACCAGATGACATTTCATGTATACCGAGGCCCAAGATGTCCACATTCCTTGCGGGACGCCAGATGTGGAGATGGTCTGGCAGCCCTACACAG AGGCGGGGCCTAAAAGGTAAGGCCAAGAAGCTTTTCTACAAGGGCATCGTGAGAGGAAAGGAAGCAGTGAAAGTGGGAGACTGTGCCGTGTTCCTCTCAGCTGGGCGCCCCAACCTACCATACATTGGTAAAATTGAAAACTTCTGGGAGTCTTGGACATCTAGCATGGTGGTCAAAGTTAAGTGGTTCTACCACCCTGAAGAGACCAAACAAGGAAAAAGGCAGCGAGACGGCAAG CATGCCCTGTACCAGTCATGTCATGAGGATGAAAATGATGTCCAGACAATCTCTCATAAGTGCCAGGTCGTGAGTCAAGAGGAATATGAGAGTCTGACACGCAATCAGAAGCCGAACAGTACCGTGCCAGATTTGTATTACCTGGCCGGGACTTATGACCCCACCACTGGTCAGCTGGTCACTGCTGAAGGGGTTTCGATCTTGTGCTGA